Below is a window of Planctomycetes bacterium MalM25 DNA.
CCTGACCGGCAGCGTGAAGCACCTGGGGGGAATCCGCCCGATCCTCGAGCGCTCGTCCGCCCGCGAGACGGCCGTCCGCGTCGCCGCCGGCGGTCTGGCGAAGCTGCTGCTCAAAGAGTTCGGCATCGAGACGATCGGCTACGTCGTCGAGCTGGGCGGCGAACGGATCGAGCCCGTAGAAGGCACGATCGAGGAGCTCCGCGAGATCCGCTCCAAGAGCGAGATCTACGCCCTCAACCCCGAGCGGGACGAGGCGATCAAGGAGCTGATCAAGAAGACCGGCAAGGCGGGCGACACGCTAGGCGGCGTGCTCGAAGTGCGTGTCGACGGCCTGCCGATCGGCCTGGGGACCCACGCGCAGTGGGACCGCAAGCTCGACGGCCGACTCGCCCAAGCGGTGATGGCGGTGCAGGCGATCAAGGGGGTCGAAATCGGCCTCGGGTTCGAGGCGGCCCGCCGGCCCGGCTCGCAGGTGCACGACCCGATCCACTTCGACGAGTCCGAGAGAGAGACCGCGAACCTCGGCTTCACCCGCCCCACGAACAACGCGGGCGGGATCGAGGGGGGCATGACGAACGGCCAGTCGCTGATCGTCCGCGCCGCGAAGAAGCCGATCAGCACGCTCGCGAAGCCGCTGGCAAGCGTGAACCTCCAGACAAAAGAGGAAGACGTGGCGAGCTACGAACGCTCGGATGTCTGCGCTGTGCCCGCGGCGGGCATTATCGTCGAGGCGGTAGTCGCCTTCGAGATCGCCGCCGCCCTGGTCGATAAGTTCGGTAGCGACAGCCTCGCCGAGATGAAGGCCCGCTACGACCTGTTCCTCCAGATGGCCCGAGAGAAATAGCGGGATCGCGGATTGGCGATCCCCAGTCCGCGGATGCTACTCGAGAAAACGCAACGACGACTCTGCCGCCTGCTCTTTGTGTTGGGCTGCGTGCTTCCGACGCTAGCGGTCGCCGGAATGACCGTCGGGCGGGTCCGCCCCGGCTTCGCGGCCGACCTGCTGGCAGCCGCCGGCGAACGGCTCGGCGTCGAGGTCGCCTGCGACCGGCTCACCACGCCCCGCCCCGGCGTCTACGCGCTGGAGGGCGTGCGGCTGCTCACCCCGTCGACCGGGGACGAGCTCGCTCACGGCGACCGGCTCCGCCTCGAACGGCGCGACGGCGTCTGGCGTTTCTCCGGCGGAACGGTGCGGCTCTCACCCCGACTCGCCGAAGCCCGCTGGCTCCGCCGGCTGCTCGCCTCCGACACGCTCGCCCACGGCGAGCTATCGCAGCTGCGGCTCAGCGAGGGCGATCCCTTGCAGGGGGTCGTGCTGCGACTCAGCCATACCGAAGCGAACGGCCGGCGTTTGCAGATCAACTCGGAAGATGGTTGGAAATTCGACGCGACCGACGACGCGGGCGTGACGCGGGTCGCCGTCGAAACGTCCGCCGCGGGCCTCGCCAGCGAGTGGCTCGCCGCCACGCCCCTGCGTTGGGCGGCTGGCGAGGGGGCTCGCTTCGCGGGGCGGGTCACCGTGGAGAGTCGGGAATCGAACTCCCCGTCACTCGGCACGGCCGAGGGACGGCTCGTCATGGGATCGCTCGCCTCGCCGCAACTCAACGCCGCCTCGGGCGAAGTTCGCCTCGACTCGCTGCGGTGGACCGGCGAACGGATCGACCACCTGGCCGGCCGACTCGACCTGCGCAACGGCAGCGTGAACGGCCGGGTCGTGTGGGGAGCCTGCCAGTGGCTCGCCACCCCGCCCCGCGACCGCTTGCAGAAGCTCTGGGCCGATCCGGCGGCACGGAACGGGATCCCGTTCTCCCAGCTCGCTTGCGAGATCGAACTCGGCCCCGCGGGCGTGGCGCTCGCCGCCGGGTGCGGCGAGATCGACGGGCGTCTCCGCCCGGGCGCCGTGGCGCACGCGGTCCTGGAGCACGAGGGCGAGGCCCTGCTGCTCGAGCCGGTGCAACGCCCCCTGCCCCCCCAACGCCTCGTGCAGGCGTGGTTCCCCGATCACCGCGCCGAGCTGCCGGCCGAGCACGCGGCGATCGAGTTGATGCGCGCGTTGCCGGCGCCGAGCGAGCGGCAAGAGGCCGGACGCTAGCACCACCCCCCGTTTATCTTGCTGGCGCCCGCCCGGGGATGCTACAAGACGCAATCGGAAAGCTCTTTCTCCCGATTGCACCCCCACTGCGCGCCGATGGCCCCGCCCGGCAATCCGCTGCTCTTCTACGTCGGGGCGGTGCTGTGCGCGTATGTCGCCGGGCAGGCGATCAAGGGAGCGGCGGGCGTCTGGTGGCGCCGCCAGGAACAGCGGCGCCGCAACGACCGCGACGCCGAGGCCTTCCGCCAAGAAGCGGCCACGGCCGCCGAGTCGGCCCGCGCACGGCTCTCGCGCCAGCTCGCCTGGGAGGGACGGCGCGAGCTGGTCGTGTCCGCGGTGGTCGACGAATCGCCCGACGTGAAGTCGCTGTACCTCATCGACCCCGAGAGCCGCCCCCTGCCCCGCTTCCTGCCCGGCCAGTACCTCACGCTCGCGTTGCCCGCCGGACCGGGCGGCGAGGAGGTCGTGCGGTGCTACTCGCTCTCCGACCGCCCACACCCGGAGTACTACCGCCTCTCGATTCGCCGCCAAGACGCGCCGTCCGACACGCCCGAAGCCCCCCCGGGAGTCGCGAGCCACTGGCTGCACCGCCACGCGAAGAAGGGCCTGCGGCTCGCCTGCGAAGCGCCGCGTGGCGCCTTCTTCTACAACCCGGGCGAGCCCCGCCCCGCGGTGCTGATCGGCGCCGGCGTCGGCGTGACGCCGCTGGTCGCGATGCTCGAAGCGGCCGACCATGAGCAGCTCCGCACGGCGACCCACGCGGTGTTCGGCTTCCGTGACGGCGCCGCGCACCTGTTCGCCGACCGTGTTCGCGAGATCGCCGCGGCGAACCCTCTGATTACGACGCTCTTCGCCTACTCGTCCCCGGGCGACGAGGACCAGGCGGGCACGCACTACGACACGGCGGGACGGGTCACGCTCGAAACGCTCCGCGCCGCGTTGCCCTCGAGCAACTTCGACTTCTTCCTCTGCGGCCCGCCCCAGATGATGCAAGCGCTCGTGCCGGAGCTGCTCGACTGGGGCGTGCCCGAAGAGGCGATCCACTTCGAAGCCTTTGGGCCGGCGAGCGTGTCGCTCGGCGGCACCGCGGCGGACAAGGCGATCGGTTCGCCCGTCCGCTTTGCCCCGAACGAGGACCCGCACGTCTGGGACGGCGAGTGCTCCTCGTTGCTCGAGATGGCCGAGGCGATCGGCGTCCCGCTCGCTTCGGGCTGTCGGGCGGGCAACTGCGGCGCCTGCCGCGTGCGGGTTGTCGAGGGCAAGACGATCAACGTCCGCTCCCCCGGCACGCTGACTGAGGACGACGAATGCCTCGCCTGCATCAGCCTGCCCGACGGGCCGGTCACGATCGAAACCTAACCGACTGCACTGCCGGCTCGAAGCCGGCCCGGGATGGATCCCTTGGCGAAATCACTCACCAGAACGACCGCCCTCGCCCTCGCCTGGTGCGCTGCGTGCGCCGGCGCGC
It encodes the following:
- the aroC gene encoding Chorismate synthase codes for the protein MLRYWTAGESHGQTLLALVDGFPAGVTLDTSGIDADLKLRQGGYGRGGRQRIETDKVQIRTGVWQNTSLGSPIALEVVNKDYKLERLEDLPRPRPGHADLTGSVKHLGGIRPILERSSARETAVRVAAGGLAKLLLKEFGIETIGYVVELGGERIEPVEGTIEELREIRSKSEIYALNPERDEAIKELIKKTGKAGDTLGGVLEVRVDGLPIGLGTHAQWDRKLDGRLAQAVMAVQAIKGVEIGLGFEAARRPGSQVHDPIHFDESERETANLGFTRPTNNAGGIEGGMTNGQSLIVRAAKKPISTLAKPLASVNLQTKEEDVASYERSDVCAVPAAGIIVEAVVAFEIAAALVDKFGSDSLAEMKARYDLFLQMAREK
- the hmp gene encoding Flavohemoprotein, translated to MAPPGNPLLFYVGAVLCAYVAGQAIKGAAGVWWRRQEQRRRNDRDAEAFRQEAATAAESARARLSRQLAWEGRRELVVSAVVDESPDVKSLYLIDPESRPLPRFLPGQYLTLALPAGPGGEEVVRCYSLSDRPHPEYYRLSIRRQDAPSDTPEAPPGVASHWLHRHAKKGLRLACEAPRGAFFYNPGEPRPAVLIGAGVGVTPLVAMLEAADHEQLRTATHAVFGFRDGAAHLFADRVREIAAANPLITTLFAYSSPGDEDQAGTHYDTAGRVTLETLRAALPSSNFDFFLCGPPQMMQALVPELLDWGVPEEAIHFEAFGPASVSLGGTAADKAIGSPVRFAPNEDPHVWDGECSSLLEMAEAIGVPLASGCRAGNCGACRVRVVEGKTINVRSPGTLTEDDECLACISLPDGPVTIET